The following are encoded together in the Geobacter sulfurreducens PCA genome:
- a CDS encoding FeoB-associated Cys-rich membrane protein — MGTTDMIISAAILGVAAWLLYRSVWKKKGHCQGCEGGCCDKK; from the coding sequence ATGGGAACCACCGACATGATCATCTCGGCCGCCATCCTCGGGGTGGCGGCTTGGCTCCTCTACCGCTCCGTCTGGAAGAAGAAGGGGCATTGCCAGGGGTGCGAGGGGGGATGCTGCGATAAGAAGTGA
- a CDS encoding carbohydrate porin encodes MRNMKKVLVVGLALLGSLVVGSTGAQARNPEFALPEKVEVKHKACQEILRLAATYQVEGLFSKEFEAGQVCYTRTDLAVVLELLTEKLAEKVVKEGSAAVAKEDLVLLAELQDELRGEMLLARTRTFQQRREGLGTRLTAITKNISLSGGLVGVLQGSIGNEPSDHVDVVGRGDLVFSFKVGENTIAVIDVEATGGNGIDTRVPSFSLLNAVAGSTGDTVRFREAWVEHAAFDERLILTAGKIDLTNYFDANGVANDENSQFLAGAFVNSAVLGAPGNGPGARLQAKLGEPLTFGLGYGSGDTDTEDVFSHGYGIAELDYTLKVGELEGNYRVYGSLDGARADGEVKLQEKNAFGFGISADQQVTDKLTLFVRYGQRDEDVYATKMAWSAGGQYAGLLPERKDDVLGFAYGQVKAVGADSQEKLAELYYKVQVNEQISIAPVVQYLINPLGDSSRDDVVALGLRSLISF; translated from the coding sequence ATGCGGAACATGAAGAAGGTGTTGGTGGTGGGTCTCGCGCTGCTCGGGAGTCTGGTCGTCGGCTCCACGGGAGCCCAGGCGCGCAATCCGGAATTTGCTCTTCCCGAGAAGGTCGAGGTAAAGCACAAGGCCTGCCAGGAGATCTTACGGCTTGCGGCCACGTATCAGGTGGAGGGGTTGTTCTCAAAGGAATTCGAGGCGGGCCAGGTGTGCTACACCCGCACGGACCTGGCGGTGGTGCTGGAGCTGCTGACCGAGAAACTGGCGGAGAAAGTGGTGAAGGAAGGCTCGGCCGCCGTGGCCAAGGAAGACCTGGTGCTCCTGGCGGAGCTCCAGGACGAACTGCGCGGGGAAATGCTCCTGGCACGCACCCGTACCTTCCAGCAGCGCCGGGAGGGTCTCGGCACCAGGCTCACCGCCATCACCAAGAACATCTCCCTCAGCGGGGGACTGGTGGGGGTCCTCCAGGGCTCCATCGGCAATGAGCCCTCCGACCACGTGGACGTGGTCGGCAGGGGAGACCTGGTCTTCAGTTTCAAGGTGGGTGAGAACACCATCGCGGTGATCGACGTGGAGGCGACCGGCGGCAACGGCATCGACACCAGGGTGCCCAGCTTCTCGCTGCTGAACGCCGTGGCCGGCAGCACCGGTGATACGGTCCGCTTCCGCGAAGCATGGGTAGAGCATGCGGCGTTCGATGAACGCCTGATCCTAACCGCCGGCAAGATCGACCTGACCAACTACTTCGACGCCAACGGCGTGGCAAACGACGAGAACAGCCAGTTTCTGGCCGGAGCCTTCGTGAACTCGGCGGTTCTGGGTGCCCCCGGCAACGGGCCGGGAGCCAGGCTCCAGGCAAAGCTGGGCGAGCCGCTCACCTTCGGCCTCGGCTACGGCAGCGGCGACACCGACACGGAGGATGTGTTCTCGCACGGCTACGGAATAGCCGAGCTGGACTACACCCTCAAGGTAGGTGAACTGGAAGGGAACTACCGCGTCTATGGCAGCCTGGACGGAGCGCGTGCCGATGGCGAGGTGAAGCTGCAGGAAAAAAACGCCTTCGGGTTCGGGATCAGCGCTGACCAGCAGGTGACCGACAAGCTGACCCTGTTCGTGCGCTATGGCCAGCGTGACGAGGACGTCTATGCCACGAAGATGGCCTGGAGCGCCGGCGGACAGTACGCCGGGCTGCTTCCCGAGCGCAAGGATGATGTCCTCGGCTTTGCCTACGGACAGGTGAAGGCCGTGGGTGCTGACTCACAGGAAAAACTGGCGGAGCTCTACTACAAGGTCCAGGTGAACGAGCAGATCAGCATCGCGCCTGTGGTTCAGTACCTGATCAATCCTCTGGGGGACAGCAGCAGGGATGACGTGGTGGCACTGGGGCTGCGCTCACTGATCAGTTTTTAA
- a CDS encoding FeoA family protein, giving the protein MIPLGLLNPGEDGEIVEVRTIKPHCSGLCRDEREKGDVRVEDMGLRVGKRVEMLNNSSGPVLVKVDESRIAVDRGMAMKIMVRR; this is encoded by the coding sequence ATGATACCCCTGGGACTGCTGAACCCCGGCGAGGACGGGGAGATTGTCGAAGTCAGAACCATCAAGCCCCACTGTAGCGGCCTCTGCCGGGACGAACGGGAGAAGGGCGATGTCCGGGTAGAGGACATGGGGCTACGCGTCGGCAAGCGGGTTGAGATGCTCAACAACAGCAGCGGGCCGGTGCTTGTAAAGGTGGATGAATCGCGAATCGCCGTCGACCGCGGCATGGCAATGAAAATAATGGTGAGGAGGTAA
- the feoB gene encoding ferrous iron transport protein B, with amino-acid sequence MSVQAKKRNGLTEDEQGDGQKAFLRPVTKRAITVAVAGNPNSGKSTLINAIAGTRLQVGNWAGVTVEKKEASFEFQGRKIRLVDLPGTYSLSPYTQEEIIARDYLVHERPDLIINVVDATNLERNLYLTVQLLELGIPLVMALNIYDEAEAKGYAIDVKGIEQMLGITVVPTSATRRSGLDELLAGVDRTADDPAVHTPARLNYGEDIETAAEFVESALGKNHPQLVEKYPPRWLVLKLMEGDGHVAKEANFGHDAMLDEALHHLRRAHGEDIEALMADARYGLASGLTREVLKKPELRRMELTEKIDRIVLNRFLGIPIFLAAMWLVFKLTFDLSSPFADWIDGMAGGPFKRWSEAILGGIGAPDWTVSLVNDGVIAGVGFVLVFVPVIFAMMFFITFLEGSGYMARAAFVMDRAMHAIGLHGKSFIPMLLGFGCNVPGIYATRTLENPRDKALTALLLPLMSCGARLPVYVLFAGTFFAANSGTVIWSLYVMGIVLAMAMGLIFKKTLFRGEAPMFIMELPPYRMPSFRSLCLHTWEKGKHFLIKAGTYILAVSIFVWFLLNLPWGVENKKDSCLGQAGQVVAPALAPLGFGTWEAASSLITGVIAKEIVVGTMGEIYAPEKKEKEKSEAPAPTLGEDLKEIAVSFGVAAKTAVTTTLGIGGAAEEEEDQTSLKAAVGQAFTPLSAYAFMCFVLLYMPCVVVAIAMRQEFGSWKWFGVAFLYQTALAWGVAFIVYQGGTLLGLGG; translated from the coding sequence ATGAGCGTGCAGGCGAAAAAGAGGAATGGCCTGACGGAGGATGAACAGGGTGATGGGCAGAAGGCCTTCCTGCGTCCCGTGACGAAGCGGGCGATAACCGTGGCAGTGGCCGGCAACCCCAACTCGGGCAAGTCGACCCTGATCAACGCCATTGCCGGTACCCGTCTCCAGGTAGGGAACTGGGCCGGCGTCACCGTAGAGAAAAAAGAGGCATCCTTCGAGTTCCAGGGGCGGAAGATCCGGCTGGTGGACCTCCCCGGCACCTACTCCCTCTCCCCCTATACCCAGGAAGAGATCATCGCGCGCGATTACCTAGTCCACGAACGCCCCGACCTGATCATCAACGTGGTGGATGCCACCAACCTGGAACGAAACCTCTACCTCACGGTGCAGCTCCTGGAGTTGGGGATCCCGTTGGTGATGGCCCTCAACATCTATGACGAGGCCGAGGCCAAGGGGTACGCTATCGACGTGAAAGGAATCGAGCAGATGCTCGGCATCACGGTCGTCCCCACCTCAGCCACCAGGAGGAGCGGCCTTGACGAGCTGCTGGCCGGGGTTGACAGGACGGCGGACGATCCCGCGGTTCACACTCCGGCCCGCCTCAACTATGGCGAGGATATCGAGACCGCGGCCGAGTTCGTGGAGAGCGCCCTCGGGAAGAATCATCCGCAACTCGTCGAAAAGTATCCGCCGCGCTGGCTGGTGCTGAAGCTCATGGAAGGAGACGGCCACGTTGCGAAAGAGGCGAACTTCGGCCACGACGCCATGCTTGACGAGGCGCTCCATCACCTGCGCCGGGCTCACGGCGAAGATATCGAAGCCCTCATGGCCGATGCCCGTTACGGCCTGGCATCCGGCCTCACCCGCGAGGTATTGAAAAAGCCTGAACTGCGGCGGATGGAGCTCACCGAAAAGATCGACCGAATCGTTCTGAACCGGTTCCTGGGGATACCCATCTTCCTGGCCGCCATGTGGTTGGTGTTCAAGCTCACCTTCGACCTATCCTCTCCCTTTGCCGACTGGATCGACGGCATGGCGGGCGGTCCCTTCAAGCGGTGGTCCGAAGCAATCCTCGGGGGGATCGGCGCTCCCGACTGGACCGTCTCGCTGGTGAACGACGGCGTCATCGCTGGGGTCGGATTTGTCCTGGTCTTTGTCCCGGTTATCTTTGCCATGATGTTCTTCATCACCTTCCTGGAGGGGAGCGGCTACATGGCGCGGGCGGCCTTTGTCATGGACCGGGCCATGCACGCCATCGGCCTCCACGGCAAATCGTTCATCCCCATGCTCCTGGGCTTCGGCTGCAACGTCCCGGGCATCTACGCGACGCGCACCCTTGAGAATCCCCGGGACAAGGCGCTGACCGCGCTTCTGCTGCCCCTCATGTCGTGCGGGGCGCGGCTGCCGGTCTACGTCCTCTTTGCCGGCACCTTCTTCGCCGCCAACTCCGGCACGGTGATCTGGTCCCTCTATGTCATGGGGATCGTCCTTGCCATGGCCATGGGGCTCATCTTCAAGAAGACGCTCTTCCGGGGCGAGGCGCCAATGTTCATCATGGAACTTCCCCCCTACCGGATGCCTTCGTTCAGGAGCCTCTGCCTCCACACCTGGGAGAAGGGGAAGCACTTTCTGATCAAGGCGGGAACCTATATCCTGGCGGTTTCGATTTTTGTCTGGTTCCTCCTTAACCTCCCCTGGGGAGTGGAGAACAAGAAGGATTCGTGCCTGGGCCAGGCGGGCCAGGTGGTGGCACCGGCTCTTGCACCCCTGGGCTTCGGCACCTGGGAGGCGGCCTCCTCCCTCATTACCGGCGTCATTGCCAAGGAAATCGTCGTGGGGACCATGGGCGAGATCTACGCTCCCGAGAAGAAGGAAAAGGAGAAGAGTGAGGCCCCGGCCCCGACCCTGGGCGAGGATCTGAAGGAGATCGCCGTCTCCTTCGGTGTTGCGGCCAAGACCGCAGTCACCACAACCCTCGGCATCGGCGGAGCGGCCGAGGAAGAGGAGGATCAGACATCCCTCAAGGCTGCGGTGGGTCAGGCGTTCACGCCGCTTTCGGCCTACGCCTTCATGTGCTTCGTGCTCCTCTACATGCCGTGCGTGGTGGTGGCCATCGCCATGCGCCAGGAGTTCGGTTCCTGGAAGTGGTTCGGGGTTGCCTTCCTCTACCAGACGGCCCTGGCCTGGGGGGTGGCATTTATCGTCTACCAGGGGGGAACACTCCTTGGCCTGGGAGGGTAA
- a CDS encoding FeoA family protein, producing the protein MNLAKLRPGEKGRITAIGAIGPLKRRLMDMGVLVGEEVRVIKIAPLGDPIEVSIKNYNLSLRKNEAEGIAVEVMA; encoded by the coding sequence ATGAATCTGGCAAAGCTCAGGCCGGGGGAAAAGGGGCGGATTACCGCCATCGGAGCGATCGGCCCCCTGAAGCGGCGACTCATGGATATGGGTGTTCTGGTGGGGGAAGAGGTGCGGGTAATCAAGATCGCCCCCCTCGGCGATCCCATCGAGGTGTCGATCAAGAACTACAATCTGTCGCTCCGCAAGAATGAGGCGGAAGGGATCGCGGTGGAGGTGATGGCATGA